A stretch of DNA from Kiritimatiellia bacterium:
CACGGACGGCTGGGGGATGCGTGGGCGGCGATGAAGGGGCGTGAGGCGTCAAATCGGTACGCGCAGAGCTATCAGTTGTTAGGCGATCCTGCGTTGGCGCTTGGGGATGCGGCGGCTGGGCGGGGCGGACCTGAGACAAGTCCGGTGCGGCCGAGCTATGAGGAGTGGGCGGCGTGGGCGTTTTCGCCGGCGTGGCGGGAGCTGGGGCTGCCGACGGAGGGGTGGTTGGACGCGGATAGGGACCGGCAGAGCAATTATGAGGAATACATGGCGGGGACGGATCCGATGGATGACGGGTCGGCGTTTGTGGTGGTGACGGTGCGGCGGACGGCGGAGGGGCGGACGGAGGTTCGGTGGGAGTCGGCGGGCGGGCGGGTATATGCGATCGAACGCGCGACATCGCCCGGCGGTCCGTACCAGACCGTTGCGGACAACCTGCCTGCCACCCCTGGCGTGAATACGTGGGTGGATCCTGAGGAATCCACTTCAACCGCCTTCTACCGCGTGAGAGTGAAGTGAAGGGGAGGATCGATCAAAAGGGGGAGCAGGTGTCTTCGCGTCACTGAGGGGGAGTTTTTCTTGTGGTTGAGTTGATCCGGTAGCGATGCGTTGATGTAGGATTTTCGAACCCAGGTTATTCAAGCGCGCGGCCTTTCGCAGCGCCTGGAATCCCTGGAGCGCGCAAGGTCGCTCGCGAAACTATGCGTGCTTTTTTCTTGAATGCGGTGCGAACCGCCGCTTTTGCCTGCCGGTGCTGTGCGTTACGACCGAAGACGGTTCGAGTTGCGCTTGTCGTTACGAGCAAAACGTTCAATATGGAGTGCGATGAAGCGGACATTAGTCCTAATTACCTCTATTGTCATGCTGATGACGCTGGTTGGAATCTGTGCTTGGGTCACGTTCGCGCCGATATTTCAGAAGAAATTGGGGATACTCGTCGTGCAATCAGGGCTGATCTTCTGCGCCGCGATTGCCAGCGATTCGGGCACCAGCATCGTCGCCGAGCTTTTTTCTGAAAGGTTGGGACTGCGTTTACTCGAAGCGATGGATGGATTGTTGTACGAATACGGTCCTTGTGCAGCCGCTTATTCTGCGGGTGACCGGGGGTTGCTGAGGTTCGGGATCGTCGTCCTGTCGGGTATAGGAATCGTTTGCAGTTGCGTCGGTGCTCGAAGCGTCTTCCGCCGTTACTATCCGCATCATGGCTTTTCGGGCGTTTCAGCTCCTTTTGCCGACTGGCGGCTCGACAACATGACCCCATCTGGCGTGAGGTCTTTGCTTGCTTCGTTTGCGAATGTGTCGGACGGTCTATTCTTGACTGCACGATCGCGGCCCGGATGGGAAATGCCCGGCGCTTTGCGTTGCATTGCCTAAAGGGGCCACGATTGTGTCCGCGACAAGTGAAACGGCCAAGTGCCCCCCTCAGCATCCCGGAAGCGGGGACTGGCGGCGTTTGTTTCGAGCGTTGTTGCTTGCGCGAAAAATCGATGAGCGTCTCATCCGCCTTTATCATCATGCCAAAATTTATGGGGGCGTATATACAGGCATCGGCCATGAGGCGATCGGCGCGGCGGCCGCCGTTGCCGGCGGCGCTGATGACCTTTATGCGCCTTTGATCCGCGATCTAGCGGTCCATACCGGGCGCGGGGAAACGGCAAGGAACATATTCCGTCAATGGTTGGCACGAGCCGAAGGGCCCACTCGTGGTAGAGATGGCAACGTTCACTTTGGCAACCTGAAAAACGGCGTCTACACGATGATCTCCCATCTTGGCGCCATGTTGCCGGTGCTGGTCGGGGCGGTGATGGCGCGACGCCGGCAGGGTCGATCCTGCGTCGGCTTTGGGTTCATCGGCGATGGCGGAACGAGCACAGGAGATTTCCATGAGGCGGTAAATTTCGCGGCGGTTTTTGATGTTCCGGTTCTCTTCATCGTCGAAAACAATCATTACGCGTACTCCACACCGACCCGGCTTCAATTTCGGTGCAAATCACTCGCTGACAAGGCGATCGGATACGGCATGGAGGGCCTTCGCGTGGACGGCAATGATGCCGTCGCGCTCTTGCGGACCTTTCGAGCTCTCTCGGAGGATATTCGGGAGCACCCTCGCCCCGTTTTGATCGAGTGCGACACGATGCGTATGCGAGGGCACGGTGAGCACGACGATTTTTCCTACGTGCCGAGAGATCTTTTGGCGCGCTACGCTGCGCGGGATCCCGTCCGCGTTGCGCGCGAGCGTCTTCTGTCAGAGGGTCTGCTCACGTGCAGCGATCTTGAAACCATCGAAA
This window harbors:
- a CDS encoding thiamine pyrophosphate-dependent dehydrogenase E1 component subunit alpha; this encodes MSATSETAKCPPQHPGSGDWRRLFRALLLARKIDERLIRLYHHAKIYGGVYTGIGHEAIGAAAAVAGGADDLYAPLIRDLAVHTGRGETARNIFRQWLARAEGPTRGRDGNVHFGNLKNGVYTMISHLGAMLPVLVGAVMARRRQGRSCVGFGFIGDGGTSTGDFHEAVNFAAVFDVPVLFIVENNHYAYSTPTRLQFRCKSLADKAIGYGMEGLRVDGNDAVALLRTFRALSEDIREHPRPVLIECDTMRMRGHGEHDDFSYVPRDLLARYAARDPVRVARERLLSEGLLTCSDLETIETEVAADVESSYLDALRDPPPNPATLINGIYADD
- a CDS encoding C25 family cysteine peptidase; the protein is GNTRRMALEGLLRVEDMSALSNSDRAPVVEAYGCLMGNFSVPGSGSLGERLVAGSVGAVAVVGASSMAHNEGSVKVGSSLLREMYEEGHGRLGDAWAAMKGREASNRYAQSYQLLGDPALALGDAAAGRGGPETSPVRPSYEEWAAWAFSPAWRELGLPTEGWLDADRDRQSNYEEYMAGTDPMDDGSAFVVVTVRRTAEGRTEVRWESAGGRVYAIERATSPGGPYQTVADNLPATPGVNTWVDPEESTSTAFYRVRVK